A window of Stutzerimonas stutzeri genomic DNA:
TCCGCTCGACTTTCATCGTCGGCTTCCCCGGCGAAACCGAAGAAGACTTCCAATACCTGCTCGACTGGCTGACCGAAGCCCAGCTCGACCGCGTCGGCTGCTTCCAGTATTCACCGGTTGAAGGCGCACCCGCCGAGGTCCTCGGGCTGGAGGCAGTGCCGGACGAGATCAAGCAGGAGCGCTGGGATCGTTTCATGGCACACCAGCAGGCCATCAGCGCCGAGCGCCTGCAGCGCAAGGTCGGCCAGGAGCTGGACGTACTGATCGACGAAGTGGACGAAGACGGCGCCATCGGCCGCTCCTGGGCCGACGCCCCGGAGATCGACGGCATGGTCTACGTCGACAGCGCACATCCGCTGCAGCCGGGCGACAAGGTCCGCGTTCGGGTTACCAACGCCGACGAGTACGACCTCTGGGCCGAAGTGATCTGAGCCAAGCGCGTATATGAAAACGCCCCGCTATTGCGGGGCGTTTTCATTTCTGCGCGACGAGTCCTCGGCGGCAAGGGTGGAAAACGGCGACGCCTTTGCCAACTCCAGGCTGCGGGTTCATCAACGCTGCGGCGGATGCCGCACCGGTGCGCCGTTGGCCACGAAGTAGTCGGCCGTGCTGCGCGGCAATGGCGCCTGGCCACGGATGCGATCGACGATCTTCTCCGCCAGCATGATGGTGGTGGCGTTGAGGTTGCCGGTGATGATCTGCGGCATGATCGAGGCATCCACCACGCGCAGCCCTTCCACCCCATGCACCCGGCCCTGGCCGTCGACCACGGCCATGTCATCCGTACCCATCTTGCAGGAGCAGGACGGGTGATAGGCCGTCTCCGCGTGCTCGCGGACGAAGGCGTCCAGCTCTGCATCGCTCTGCGCTTCCACGCCCGGGTTCAACTCGCGCCCACGATACGGATCGAGTGCCGGCTGGGCGATGATCTCGCGGGTGAGGCGGATGGCATCGCGGAACTCGCGCCAGTCCTGCTCGTGGGCCATGTAGTTGAACAGGATGCTCGGATCGACCCGCGGATCGGTGGAGCGAATCTCGATACGGCCGCGGCTGGGCGAGCGCATCGAGCCGACGTGGGCCTGGAAGCTGTGCCCGTCATGGGCATTGCTGCCGTTGTAGCTGACCGCCACCGGCAGGAAGTGGAACTGGATGTTCGGCCATTCGAACTCGTCGCTGCTGCGGATGAAGCCGCCGGCCTCGAACTGGTTGCTGGCGCCGATACCCGAACCCAGGAACAGCCATTCAGCGCCGATAGCAGGCTGGTTCCACCACTTGAGCGCCGGGTACAGCGACACCGGCTTCAGGCACTCGAACTGCAGGTACATCTCCAGGTGATCCTGCAGGTTCTGGCCGACGCCAGGCAGCTCCTGCACCAACGTGACGCCGAGCTTCTTCAGCAACGCGCCAGGGCCAACCCCGGAGCGCTGCAGGATCTGCGGCGAGGCGATGGCGCCGCCACACAGCAACACTTCACGGCGTGCACGCGCCACCTGTGGCTGCTCGCGGCCGCGCAGGTAACGTACACCTATGGCACGCTTGCCTTCGAACAGCACGCGATCGGTGACGGCGTGGGTAAGGACGGTCAGGTTCGGCCGCTCCTTGGCCTGGTCCAGATAACCACGCGCCGTGCTGGCGCGCCGGCCCTGAGGCGTCACGGTGCGGTCCATCGGGCCGAAGCCTTCCTGCTGGAAGCCATTGAGATCGTCGGTACGGGGATAACCGGCCTGCACGCCGGCCTCGACCATGGCTTGGAACAGCTCGTTGTTGTTCGCCTTGGGCGTGGTCACGCTGACCGGGCCGTCGCCACCGTGGTAGTCGTTGGGGCCGATGTCGCGCGACTCGGCCTTGCGGAAGTACGGCAGGCAGTCGAGGTAGGTCCAGTCCTCCAGCCCCGGCGCCTTGGCCCAGTTGTCGTAGTCCAGGGCGTTGCCGCGGATGTAGCACATGCCGTTGATCAAAGAGGAGCCGCCCAGGCCCTTGCCGCGGCCGCAGTCCATGCGGCGGTTGTTCATGTGCGGCTCGGGATCGGTCTTGTAGGCCCAGTTATAGCGAGTGCCCTGCAGCGGATACGCCAGTGCTGCGGGCATCTGGGTACGGAAGTCCAATCGATAGTCCGGCCCACCGGCTTCGAGCAGCAGCACGCTGACATCGGCGTCCTCGGTCAGCCGCGCGGCCAGCACGTTCCCGGCCGAGCCGGCGCCGACAATGATGTAGTCGTATTCCATGCGTTCTCCCTCCCTCAGAAGACCGAGGCGAACTCGCCCAGCTCCACCTGCACCGACTTAACCCGGGTGTAGTGCGCCAGCGAGGCGATTCCATTTTCGCGGCCGATGCCGGACTGCTTGTAGCCCCCGACCGGCATCTGCGCCGGCGACTCGCCCCAGGTATTGATCCAGCAGATGCCGGCTTCCAGGCGATGGATGATGCGGTGCGCCCGCGCCAGATCGGTGGTGACCACGCCCGCGGCGAGGCCGTAATCGGTGTCATTGGCGCGGCGGATGACTTCTTCCTCGTCCTGATACTCCAGCAGGCTCAGTACCGGGCCGAAGATTTCCTCGCGCACGATGGTCATGTCGTCGCGGCAGTCGGTGAAGATGGTCGGCGCGACAAAGGCGCCCTTGGCGTAATCGCCTTCAGTTACCCGCTCCCCACCACAGAGCACCCGCGCACCGGCGGCTTTGCCCTTGGCGATGTAGTCGAGCACGTTGTTCATGTGCGCGAAGCCGACCAGCGGACCGAAGTTGGTTTCTTCCAGCTGTGGATCGCCAAGGCGAATGCGCAGCACCCGCTCCAAGAGCTTGGCCTCGAACGCAGATTTCAGACCGGCCGGGACGAACACTCGGGTGCCGTTGGTGCACACTTGCCCAGAGCTGAAGAAATTGGCCATCACCGCAATGTCGGCCGCGCGGTCCAGATCGGCGTCTTCGCAAATGATCAGCGGCGACTTGCCGCCCAACTCCATGGTCACGTCCTTGAGCGACGACGACGCCGCGCGGGCCATGACCTTCTTGCCGGTGGCCACGCCGCCGGTGAAGGACACCTTGGCGATGCGTGGGTGCTCGGTGAGCAGCGCCCCGATGCCGGAGCCGCTGCCGGTCAGCACATTGAACACGCCATCCGGCAGAC
This region includes:
- the betA gene encoding choline dehydrogenase, encoding MEYDYIIVGAGSAGNVLAARLTEDADVSVLLLEAGGPDYRLDFRTQMPAALAYPLQGTRYNWAYKTDPEPHMNNRRMDCGRGKGLGGSSLINGMCYIRGNALDYDNWAKAPGLEDWTYLDCLPYFRKAESRDIGPNDYHGGDGPVSVTTPKANNNELFQAMVEAGVQAGYPRTDDLNGFQQEGFGPMDRTVTPQGRRASTARGYLDQAKERPNLTVLTHAVTDRVLFEGKRAIGVRYLRGREQPQVARARREVLLCGGAIASPQILQRSGVGPGALLKKLGVTLVQELPGVGQNLQDHLEMYLQFECLKPVSLYPALKWWNQPAIGAEWLFLGSGIGASNQFEAGGFIRSSDEFEWPNIQFHFLPVAVSYNGSNAHDGHSFQAHVGSMRSPSRGRIEIRSTDPRVDPSILFNYMAHEQDWREFRDAIRLTREIIAQPALDPYRGRELNPGVEAQSDAELDAFVREHAETAYHPSCSCKMGTDDMAVVDGQGRVHGVEGLRVVDASIMPQIITGNLNATTIMLAEKIVDRIRGQAPLPRSTADYFVANGAPVRHPPQR
- the betB gene encoding betaine-aldehyde dehydrogenase; its protein translation is MARFPRQQLYIHGGYVNASSNQTFQSINPANGEVLAEVAEAGAADLERAVESAEQGQRIWAALTGIERARIMRRAVDLLRERNDELALLETLDTGKPLSETRGVDIVTGADVLEYYAGLAPAIEGEQIPLRDSSFVYTRREPLGVVAGIGAWNYPIQIALWKAAPALAAGNAMIFKPSEVTSLSALKLAEIFSEAGLPDGVFNVLTGSGSGIGALLTEHPRIAKVSFTGGVATGKKVMARAASSSLKDVTMELGGKSPLIICEDADLDRAADIAVMANFFSSGQVCTNGTRVFVPAGLKSAFEAKLLERVLRIRLGDPQLEETNFGPLVGFAHMNNVLDYIAKGKAAGARVLCGGERVTEGDYAKGAFVAPTIFTDCRDDMTIVREEIFGPVLSLLEYQDEEEVIRRANDTDYGLAAGVVTTDLARAHRIIHRLEAGICWINTWGESPAQMPVGGYKQSGIGRENGIASLAHYTRVKSVQVELGEFASVF